The segment TAACTTATAATGCCCAACTGAATGACGTAAAGGCAGATGTAATCAATGCAATTAACTTATAATGTCCAACGGAATGACATAAAGGCAGATGTAATCAATGCAATTAACTTATAATGCCCAACTGAATGATGTAAAGGCAGATGTAATCAATGCAATTAACTTATAATGCCCAATTGAAAGACATAAAGGCAGATGTAATCAATGCAATTAACTTATAATGTCCAACTGAATGATGTAAAGGCAGATGTAATCAATGCAATTAACTTATAATGTCCAACTGAATGACGTAAAGGCAGATGTAATCAATGCAATTAACTTATAATGTCCAACTGAATGATGTAAAGGCAGATGTAATCAATGCAATTAACTTATAATGTCCAAATGAATGATGTAAAGGCAGATGTAATCAATGCAATTAACTTATAATGTCCAACTGAATGATGTAAAGGCAGATGTAATCAATGCAATTAACTTATAATGCCCAACTGAATGACGTAAAGGCAGATGTTATCAATGCAATTAACTTATAATGTCCAACTGAATGACGTAAAGGCAGATGTAATCAATGCAATTAACTTATAATGTCCAACTGAATGATGTAAAGGCAGATGTAATCAATGCAATTAACTTATAATGCCCAACTGAATGACGTAAAGGCAGATGTTATCAATGCAATTAACTTATAATGCCCAactacaaacaaatgtttatagTAATGCCATAAATCTAGGAAGATATACATTTTAGATGCCTATCATAAGAAACTCAAACAAAAGGCAGAGGAGTTTAAGCATCGAGCCTAAAGGCAACtctatgataaaataaaatacagatgtaaGTCCattcaaacaaacatttcttaaCCATGTTTTATAACACTAGTCTTATTGCGCTTCTGCCACCATTTTAAACCTTAACCTGTTTTGCGCACCCAAATCTTTTTGATACAATTATTAATGCTGTGACAAGTTCTTGGAAGTGTGTTAGGCTTAGAAACAACTGTTAGCCAAAAACAAAAGTAGAAACATAATGAGGTCCCAACTTTATCTTAACTTACAGGTTACAGatgttcctttttaaaaaaaaaaagataattatgtcctaagCATCTCCATGTGTTAAATGAAGCTGTAAATGTAATAGACTTAAATTCTAATAAATCATTTGTTTTCTAGGCTGTTTCAGCCAACCTGGTCCTGCTCTTAAAGAATCATGAATTATGAATCACTGAATCATGAATcatagaattaacttacattgGTTTCTTCCCAGTCACCCAGAGATAGAAGTCCATGATGTAGGCTGGTACCATCTGGTCCAAGAACCACATTGTGTCTCTCCAAAACCTTaacaaacataatttaaaaacattggatgagttttgtattaaaataaCGAAACAAAcatgataaattatttttgaatatcaaatttaatgataattataaattttaattccaaaaaaaaattaaaaaataggtTTAGCACTTCATCAAAAATTAATGACACAAAAAAGTCATACCAATAAAACTCAGTAGACAATTTTGTCAACaacttattttgtaaaaaaataaattacatttcaATTCTAATGCATCATATTTATAAAGTTGAAGTTTCTATTATTCACTACTTACATGCTTGGAGTAAATCTTGGATTCGGTACTCTAGCCATATCATGACAAGGATTGACTATAAAGTTTTCCCTCAGGCTGGACTCTGGAGTCAAAAAATAAGTCAAGATTGTTATATCTTGTGGACAATTACCAGAAGAATAAGAATAATAGATTAATTTTAAGAGTGTTGTAAACAAACAGAATATAGGCTTAAGGCACTTTGAtcacaaaacaaacataaacttggggttaaaatgacaaactaatctaaaacattttttgaacaGGTAGTCCTAATATTCTTCTTCAATATAGtgcagcatgttgtctgtctgagatcaatgaggAGTGACTTCTAAACCTTTGAtcagtgcactgaaaaagccagcAAACCATAacttttgagagaaaaaaaatggcacaacaagaagcgttgagtccatggcatgcagggctctctgagctatgtatggagtgatcagttcccAAAGGTACAAGGGAATTTCTTTAacggatcaataaaagttattcaGCCTGACACAATACCCAACCAATAGTCTAGCCTAGCCACTATCTTTAATCAATAAAGTAGAGAATGTCTTTTATTTAGTCAGAGTTTGCAATATTATCTCAAATCACAATCCATCTTTAAGTAGGACTTACTAATAAACAATGAAAAGCCTGAGGCACATTTCTTCAAACTATGCACAACCTTACAATCTAAACTAAAACTCCATTATCTTCCCTTGACACACTCTCTACTCAACTTACCAATGGCTCCCCAGGTCAATAACTTACCCATGGCTCCCCAGGTCAATAACTTATCCATGGCTCCAGAGGTCAATAACTTACCCATGGTTCCCAAAGTCAATAATTTACCCATGACTCCCCAGGTCAATAACTTACCCATGGCGCCCCAGGTCAATCTGTTGATCTGACCACTTGTACAGTTATACACCAGCACATCTTTAGGCCTAGTGGAAGAAACACAAAGTTTTATTGTTATTAGAGCAATTTGTGACTTTCTTCCCAAAGTCTGTCAACTGTAACTGGATCAGATTCTtctgaattccccccccccccacacacacacaccattttgACATGgtgtgaaagtaaaaaaaaaaaaaaaaaaaagtaaatcacCCCCTGTCAGACTTagtgatctataaggcagataatacaataaaaaaaaggatgtcatgtgcagcacaaccaccaacttCCTTTCCAAGCTaatctcaggtacccattagcgtTGAGTGGAATAATAGGGTGCTAGCTAAAGTTTTACTTGGATCTCGGAAGATCCTGATTTTTTTAAGAACCTCCAAGCAGTTCTAATGGTCATCTGGACTTTGTTGTGGACAGTAAGCCAGTGGTGGGGTGTGTAAGATGATCTTTTCATGAATTATTTGCAAAAAAAAGCTTACTTTTATAATAGGGATGCTTCAAAATTGCTTCCCTTGAAGGCTGAACTTAACGAGTTCTTTCTTGGTATTTGGTAGTAaggtatttgtttaaaaataattacaataggTATTTCATACATcttcttatttattatttaaaataaatacaatgggtattaaataaaaaaaacaatttatctTGACTTGAATAGTTGTTAGTTGTTATATTTCTAATTGTTTCCAGTAAAACATCCTTACTCTAAattcagtgattcccaaagtggtctatatagacctccaggggtctacgaaagtgaaaaaataaagcgggggtctatgagatgtccacgggggtctatgaTCATAGACagtaatgtttaacaaaaagaaatgtagattgtgcagccttaattttttaaatttggtaatcattccttccttgtcaaacaagcggtggcctaagtgacttttttttgtcaatatgaACTAATAAcactggaggatcatttgataCGATGCActctgataaaaagataaaggtttgaAACACTTTCGAactctcaaagataaagttcagaaaacACCCACCATTCATTCTTTGACTCACTGCAGttagaaataagtttttaaaaatctagttgGTGAATTAGCAAAAATGCAATTCAAGTTTAAACATGGGGTCTACTGTAAACCAGAAAAAATGGCAagggacaaaacaaaaaagtttgggaaccactgctctaattGGTTTCagtcatcaacaacaacaaaaaaaaagaatctactTTATAAATAATTACACAACTGACACTGAACCACAAAGACAGTTAAACGCATCATTTAGAAAGGGTAAAAAGGTGCTACAATTGATCTACTGGTGAACTATTCAAGTCAAGAGTCCAACCCACTCTGACCTCTCACCTTTCAATGGCTGTATACCAGGCCACAGCTATGATGGCATTAGTTGCTGTGTCCACTGGTATCATGTCAGCGGTGCAATAAATGTTCCCATGCATTATAAATAAAAGACCTTTCCCAATCTgaggagagaaagacaaagatcatcacctgtttttttttccctactaATGCGTGCACATCTGTATAACATTTGTGCCCAATGTACATACTGTCAAACCTCATTATGATATGAATTAATTATACATCCAATAGCTAGAGAGTAATATAgcccagtggcgtaactagggtgggggagagggtgaccaaatttgaaagtcccccaaatgaatgtgctaattttttaaaaaacaaatattacatatTACGCCACTGCCAAGTAATCTTGTTATTCAGGTGGAGTAAAAAATACTAGACGGCATTGACCTAGATGACGTTTTAGATGCCTTCGCTGCACAGAAAGCATGACGCGAAGTGATATGAATAGTTTATTCGCCAATAAAACAATTCAATAAAAGAGTCTTACTGATTATCTTTTAAAACCTTTACTTATATATTGGACCACTTGCAatttacacatatatttattaagtacattatctcatgtcatgatgtccaatgtcaaaatgcagggggcccCTAAAAAGGTCAAGTCCCTGgacccccaaatccctagctgcGACACTGATATAGCCAAGTCTCTTTTTTCTTCTGCTCAGCAGAGATCAAAGATAATCTTGATAAGAGCATGAATAGAGAACAGAGGATGGatatcaacatatttaatttaaccatgcttgactagatctagacacaaACATTGGTTTCTTAATAGTAAAATCTCAATAAAGATGTGTTTCTTTATTGTAATATACACATCTTTATTAATGAATTATTGAAATGCGCACATCTAACTTAACATTTAATACTGAAATCAAAGTAACATGTTAAATGTTGAAGTGGTCAAACACTTCACCTGTTCACTCAAGACCACTAACAAAGTTAAGTACAAAATACAACAAACTTAGGTGTTTCTAAGAATACATGATTCTGACATTGTAGTGATTTCTGAAAATGTTCAAATCATTTAGAGAAAGAAGAATGTAAACACTTACTGCGGCTAGCAATCCCGTTGGACCATTTAGGTTGTCCACCCATCCCTGTGGAGTAGATAGCAAAATACAGCCGTCAAATGAGAACCATATACATTTAGCACATAAGTGACAAGTCACACAAACAGTCtaggtttttaaataaataaacataaagtagACGATGGAGTGTCAACTCTAAAATTAGCTTAGagatagagcgattatttttgacttccaaaaaagcaaattaataaGATTATATGTTTTGTATCCGTCTCAAGAAACAGTTGGTTTCTACATTCAGTAGCAATATACAGAAACTGGTCATTGAAGATCTTATTCTAtaaaatacagaagttacttcaaaaaagaagatgattatgtcctagaCCTATCCCTAAGTCAATctggtcatgcatgttaatcaatggcttaaactctgccaagtcattatAAGATTACACCATTGGGAAAGGGGGAGCTAATCTATGGAAGCAATTAGCAATGGAGATGCTATCCCCCTCAGAAGTATGAACTCTTCAAGTTTACATATACCAGTTCTAAAAATGGTACTACTAAATAcaaccatacatacatacaagaatttgctgtaaatatctaaaaaaaaatgtgttcatggAAACAAAGGAAGATCATTTAAGTTAGTAAGTTTAATTGTAATAGTTCCCAAACCCATTCTGATATCTCACCAATCCATGGTGTCATCTAAACCAGTCAGATATCTCAAATCCAGGGTGTCATCTAAACTTGACAGATATCTGATAAATCCATGGTGTCATCTAAACCAGTCAGATATCTGATAAATCCATGGTGTCATCTAAACCAGTCAGATATCTCACAAATCCATGGTGTCATCTAAACCAGTCAGATATCTCAAATACATGGTGTCATCTAAACCAGTCAGATATCTGATAAATCCATGGTGTCATCTAAACCAGTCAGATATCTGATAAATCCATGGTGTCATCTAAACCAGATATCTGATAAATCCATGGTGTCATCTAAACTAATCAGATATCTCACAAATCCATGGTGTCATCTAAACCAGTCAGATATCTCATAAATCCATGGTGTCATCTAAACCAGTCAGATATCTCATAAATCCATGGTGTCATCTAAACTAGTCAGATATCTCACAAATCCATAGTGTCATCTAAACTAGTCAGATATCTCACAAATCCATGGTGTCATCTAAACCAGTCAGATATCTGATAAATCCATGGTCTCATCTAAACCAGTCACATATCTCACAAATCCATGGTGTCATCTAAACTAGTCAGATATCTCACAAATCCATGGTGTCATCTAAACCAGTCAGATATCTGATAAATCCATGGTCTCATCTAAACCAGTCAGATATCTCACAAATCCATGGTGTCATCTAAACCAGTCAGATATCTCACAAATCCAGGCTGTCACCCAGTTCCTGCCAATAACATTTAGTTCAAAGCAATGCCTATAGggaaaatgatttaaaattgtGTAGTACTTACTGGCAGAGGCTCCTCCCATGCAGCACCAACAATGGACGGTCTGAGAATAGCCGTAGGAAGTCCTGCACTCTCCTCTTTCAGCAAAAACTCTGCCATGGCTTTGGTGTACGTATATGTGTTTGGTCGTGAGCCAATCAGCTTGCTAGTCAGTACCTGGATAGCATCCTTGTCCATCCATCTAACGAGACCAAAAAGTTGAAGAAATTATAACGAGACCAAAAAGTTGAACAAATTAATGTGTCCTTTTATTTTAAGTGTATAAACAAAAGTTATCTTTCAATAGCCAAGAGAGTTCAAAATAAGCAGGGATCTTTCCAATAGAAGATTCTTGTTCTTTCCTGTATGTTGAAGAAGCTAATTTTAGAGAGGATAATTATACAAGGGAATACAATAAGCTGGATCAGTCAAtaagtttcaagcttcatgAGTGTTTATTAAGACAGAGTTAGTTGGAGCTTTATCTAGATTTATTCCAGTTACACCAGGACCTAAATGatacaaatgttttgtttgtttgcaacaacgtttgacatgttttggatgttccttcagagctgaagataatctacttccagGTCCAAACCTCTGGGAGGACAATTTGGAATGACAGGGGGGCATGGTATGACAGAAGGACAaccaaacgacaatccagcaTACATACTGCATGAACAGTCAACCATCCCTGAATGTTATAGGTAAGACACTAGTATATAGTTGCTTTATTCATTACAGGATAGCTCTAACAAATAATATCAATTGTTTTAATAGAGTGTTtttgttcatttattaaattaggAATTAAATATCCAAGGAAACAATAACTAGGGATTTTAGTGTCTCtttggaggtgcggtggctgagcggtaaagcacttgacttccaAACGTGGTGTctcgggtttgaaccctggtgaagactgggatttttaatatcaggatctttgggtgtccctgagtgcacccagctctaatgggtacctgacattaatttggaaaaagtaaagtgtttggtctttgtgctggccaaatgacaccctccttgaccataagccacagaaacagatgacctttacatcatctgccttagagaccacaaagtctgaaaggggaactttttttttttaagtgtctcatagtagaaaaaaaaaaagggataaaaTGTCTGAGGGATGAAGACTTGCGGCTCAAAAAGGAAGTGAACTATCTGTATGACCTACACAACACTTACTCCATGGCATCGATGATCTTGCTGGGATGGAGGGGAGGATCATACACAACTTCCTTCACAGAATCCTTATCACAGTTGGCATAGGCTGTTGAAATGTGGACTAAAGCCTGGCAATGGATTAGAGTAGCTAGGATTAGTACAAAGCTTATTGGTagcatttctttacaaaaatgtattgcaCCCTAcccatgttttatttttaagtttatttagtatttctttCCAATTAGAGATTATCCTTGTCTTAGCTAAATAGTTTTCTTGGCTAATTCCTACAGTTTAGTACAGAAGTGCATTCCCATCAACAAGAGAGTTCAAAGCAAatgagagttttaaaaaaaaaaaaaaaaaaaaaattataaagaaaaagtgttttattaaatatatatggcctccttcagtcgtaacgactatggttcatatATGGAAGTTTAAGGTGGCTTTGGCTTTAGTGGCAGAGGAGCCAGACATTTTTAAgcatggcacgcttttcttccagagctgaggcccatgctttttcactgtccatagctttcttggtcaccgtctctcacCACGTAGTgcagtctagggctatgtctccCCAATGGTAAGTATCAATGCTCACTGTTTTGATGTCCCGTTTGATTACATCCACATaatggaggtgggggcgaccagttttacTTAAGCCAGACGCAAGTTAGAATGACTttgaataaatacattaaatagAAATCATCATGACCACAATCCCATGAGCTTCCATGGTGCACTTCTTAAACTCACACTTTAGTGTCCTAGTCCAAAACACAaaatttagtcattttttttttaaactttttctttatcctatcaagctgaaatttctcACATAAGCTAGTGTTGGGTGACAACACATGTTAGTAAAATTTCACTTCATTAATTACtgaattatttttagaaatttacCATTAAAGCCCAGTGTACCATCAACTCGACTCAGGccaataacaatattatatttttcatACTAATAAGAATCAATAATATTCCTTTTGCAAATAGAACACAAAGAAggaatgaattttaaaataagtgaATTATTGCTGGCTTTTAAGCTTTGCATTATTCAAGGGGATATTACTGTGACCTAACTTTTTATCTGCTTATTCTGATACTATTCAGtgatataaacaataaaaattcaattttattacaattatttatgttttaaattactaacaatataattttcataatcaggcccccaaaaagaaaaaaaaaaactaacttacCTCTAAGTTTCTAATTTTCTTTGCTAGCTCAACAATTCTTCTAACTCCTAATACATTCATTTGTACAGACAACCTGAGGGTATAGTTTGTGGCTTTTAATGATGGGAAAAAGTGTATGCAAACATAATTCAAGTAGTATAGCCAAAATGAAAAGTAATTCTCATGCTAGCAATTAAACAATGGCATTACAGATTTCCAAGCCAAAGTCTTTATAGATAATAGCAGTACAATAACAGCCAGCTATGCTACAAGATTGTTTGATCTTGCaaatttgtttcaaatattattttgctaggtcacacacaaaaaaaaggttttataaacTGTTTACTGTTTagttataattgttttaaaattcacAATTCTTTGAGTAAatggtaaaaatcaataaagtgAAACAAATCATTTTAGATGCTGACCCATTTTCTAATGCTAGAAATATAGTTATTTCATCAAGGAATTACATCACCACAGTAGACTTCATGagacattctttttttaaacagttaacATCTGAGTCCATTGAACAACaagaaagattttatttttacatttaactgATTGTCCCAGGCTGACATTGAAATGAAGTGATTGTCCCAGGCTGACATTAAAGCGATTGTCCCTGGCCGACATTAAAGTGATTGTCCCTGGCTGACATTTAAATGATTGTCCCTGGCTGACATTGAAGTGATTGTCCCTGGCTGACATTGAAGTGATTGTCCCAGGCTGACATTGAAATGAAGTGATTGTCCCTGGCTGACATTGAAGTGATTGTCCCTGGCTGACATTGAAGTGATTGTCCCTGGCCGACATTAAAGTGATTGTCCCTGGCTGACATTGAAATGAAGTGATTGTCCCTGGCTGACATTGAAGTGATTGTCCCTGGCTGACATTAAAGTGATTGTCCCTGGCTGACATTGAAGTGATTGTCCCTGGCTGACATTAAAGTGATTGTCCCTGGCTGACATTAAAGTGATTGTCCCTGGCTGACATTGAAGTGATTGTCCCTGGCTGACATTGAAGTGATTGTCCCTGGCTGACATTGAAGTGATTGTCCCTGGCTGACATTGAAGTGATTGTCCCTGGCCGACATTAAAGTGATTGTCCCTGGCTGACATTGAAGTGATTGTCCCTATCTGACATTAAAGTGATTGTCCCTGGCCGACATTAAAGTGATTGTCCCTATCTGACATTAAAGTGATTGTCCCTGGCTGACATTGAAGTCATTGTCCCTATCTGACATTGAAGTCATTGTCCCTATCTGACATTGAAGTCATTGTCCCTGGCTGACATTGATTGTCCCTATCTGACATTGAAGTGATTGTCCCTATCTGACATTGAAGTGATTGTCCCTATCTGACATTGAAGTGATTGTCCCTATCTGACATTGAAGTGATTGTCCCTGGTTCACATTGAAGTGAACATGCCAGGCTGACATTAAAGTGATTGTCCCTggttgacattttattttgtttaacagCTTTACTTGACACACAGTAAGTCTTGCACAGACAGTATGCTCTAAAAGCTTCCAAAACTTTTATTTCTTAACTTTTAcacaatgactttttttttaacacaacaGTCCAAGACCAATTCACAAATTATTGGACATAAATTAAGTTcaaaatatatgtacatttttgaaGTTGATCTGTTCTGTACAAATATCACAttgtgaaatatatatatatataagaagatCATTAAGGATTCCTCCCTATGATAGCCTTTGTTTGATCTAGAAATGCAAACTCTACTCTTATTGCAGAAATGATTTTGACTCATTGAAATTTACTACTAGTCCACTCTCCTCTTCTCGTAAATTCTTTTCAAGGGACTATATTGGATAGAAAGTTGTGTTCAAACTATTAAGTACACACACTCTACCTGATTAGATAACATACACTGTACATTAGGAGACACTGAATGTCAAATCAATAACTGATCTAAATAAaggaagcattttttttttctggttgcaATGACACCAATTtattattctttcttttttcaataTTGGAAATGGCATAAATTATTCTATAGATAAGCCCCTGTTCCTGtcttttaacccttaaaacgcgtgtggtaggtTAGCCTCTAAACAACACAATTGTAATTATAACAGCTCagcattttaagggttaaacttTAAAGATTCAAACTAAATTATAAAGTAGGGGAAAAAATGATCATAAATCAGCTaatgtcaacttttttttttctctaccacATTTTTGAACAAACAGCCCAGAAATCTCAATGGTACAGCAAAAGCCACTTGGTGTCCAGTTCAGGTATGCAAACCCTCATTGGAAAGAactcaaataaataattgaatgaAGATTCTATCAACTATCTGTTTTGGAGTGATGGTGGGAGGagattagcgattggttgtgaatgatgcaacatagatGGCATTGTCATCATTTGGTCTTAGGGGCGATGACTCCAGAATGTGAGACTGAAAGGATGTgctattgtagtgagttagattttgttaaaaaatattattactaaaatcTACTACATTGATtctgtctatattataaataaagttatattaagTATAGTTCACAAGGAAATTATTCAacttatttgaagttttattacttAATGATATATTATGCCTACAACAGTTAAggtgtctaccaacagtttggtgctacaagacCAGTAAAAACACTATGTACTGatgttgatgaaaaaaaaaattgtataatgAAGGTGGCATTCCACACTCCAAGATCTAACAAAACTTGTTGACAATAAAAGATTTACTTTAtaaccctgaaaaaaaaatcctggatatgttcatgtataaatctactcagagtataGAAAATTCTAGTTCAGTGATATAGATCCAGATTAGGAAATATTAAAAGACTGTAGCCTAGACTAGACTACTGAATCTAGTTAAAGCTCTAGTACTGATACTCTGTATTGATAAATTCTATTTATAAGTATAAATATGCATATATGTTTATTGCCCACAAATTGATTGTAGCAGTCCAGCTAATGGTTTGTACATAAAACGGTGTGTGAAACATTCATCAACATCTATCCGTTTCTTgaactctttactgaatacaaagaaacatttcagTCAAGTGCTGAAATTCATACTGAAgcatatttttcaaaatacaaatGGTATATTTGAATTTAGTGCTGGAAAACCTGctaaatgtgttcaaaatagCCTAAGATGAtgataatttgaaaaattattatgaTCAAaccagacttttttaaaatttgttttccaccaaagatatacataaacagTCTATGAAACATTTCTAGTAAAATTGTTACAGCCATTATCAAAATCCTATGTCCACCCTATCCCAACCCCCCAGAAGAAATTAAGAGTTTGGTAGCTAGTAAAAGGAACTGTAAGAAAGacaggtataaaaaaaaaatggctgcaGCATTGAGGCAAAAAGTAATTAGTAAACAGAAACTTTATTGAGCAGCAAAATGACCAAACACAAATAAGGAACCTTAACCTCATGATCTTTAATAAGTATTTaccagagaaaaaaacaacaacatacttAAGTTCTTCATCAAATTTCACTGTAGCGGCTGAATGAAACACTATGTTGGCATTCTCGATGACCATCTGTTCATCCTCCTCGCTCATTCCTAGTCTTGGCTCTAGAATGTCACCGCAGACCGGCACAACCCTCTCCTTTAAATCTGGCAGGCTTGAGCGCAGCTTGTCATATAACTAGACAGACATGATATGGTTAGGAAACTTAGTGCATATGTTACACTCAAAGCTGTTTGGCTTCAGTAGTGAATGTGAAACAACTTTGTTATGTTtctcataattaaaataaaattgaacagTTCATGGTATATTCTTG is part of the Biomphalaria glabrata chromosome 10, xgBioGlab47.1, whole genome shotgun sequence genome and harbors:
- the LOC106051166 gene encoding fatty acyl-CoA reductase 1-like, yielding MSEKCSRRQRISIPEFYRHKSVFITGVTGFLGKVLLEKLLRSCPEIKRCYVLIRPKKGQSPQERIAGVLNSKLYDKLRSSLPDLKERVVPVCGDILEPRLGMSEEDEQMVIENANIVFHSAATVKFDEELKLSVQMNVLGVRRIVELAKKIRNLEALVHISTAYANCDKDSVKEVVYDPPLHPSKIIDAMEWMDKDAIQVLTSKLIGSRPNTYTYTKAMAEFLLKEESAGLPTAILRPSIVGAAWEEPLPGWVDNLNGPTGLLAAIGKGLLFIMHGNIYCTADMIPVDTATNAIIAVAWYTAIERPKDVLVYNCTSGQINRLTWGAMESSLRENFIVNPCHDMARVPNPRFTPSMFWRDTMWFLDQMVPAYIMDFYLWVTGKKPIFVKIQDRLSKAVTTLEFFTSNEWHFHNDNIFMLLGKMSEADKHTFCFDPRSIDWKKYMINYCLGVKQFVLKEDIAELPRARIALQRLQRIQSLLKVVAAVLIWRLLVKRVPVLHSLWNLLLSWVQFLFMKVPRLARSS